One part of the Coriobacteriia bacterium genome encodes these proteins:
- a CDS encoding glycosyltransferase has protein sequence MRIAMLCDMYKPHQSGVTNHIDLNKGSMEAAGHEVFVLTFGDLDHRDEERNVLRSPGVPWGRTGYRFGLGYSRAARQVLRTADVAHVHHPFMSGRFALRECVPRSIPIVFTNHTRYDLYSDAYAAFVPKAIRRAYVLGYLRRFCSRIDLTIAPSPGIAAWLRESGVTGRVEVVPNSVDTRPFCEADRAAARAGLGIGDDETVVCYHGRLGPEKDITTLLGCFGAASKRVDGLTLLLVGDGPERTRLEAYARGTGLAGKVRFTGAIPYPKMPGVLAAADFAATASVTEVHPLTVIEAMATGLPVVGVVSPGVSDTVEDGTTGLLVAPGDPVALAGAIERLASDAGLRAAMGGRAREAAAAYDVARTSAVVLERYAELVRAKRR, from the coding sequence GTGCGCATCGCGATGCTCTGCGACATGTACAAACCGCACCAGAGCGGCGTCACGAACCACATCGACCTCAACAAGGGGTCCATGGAGGCCGCCGGGCACGAGGTCTTCGTCCTCACCTTCGGCGACCTCGACCATCGCGACGAGGAGCGCAACGTCCTGCGCTCGCCTGGGGTCCCGTGGGGGCGCACCGGCTACAGGTTCGGCCTCGGATACTCCCGTGCCGCCCGCCAGGTCCTGCGCACCGCGGACGTCGCGCATGTGCACCACCCGTTCATGAGCGGCCGCTTCGCGCTGCGCGAATGCGTGCCGCGCTCGATACCGATCGTCTTCACGAACCACACACGCTACGACCTGTATTCGGACGCCTATGCGGCATTCGTGCCAAAGGCGATCCGCCGCGCGTACGTGCTTGGCTACCTGCGGCGTTTCTGCTCCCGGATCGACCTCACTATCGCGCCGTCACCCGGCATCGCAGCCTGGCTCCGAGAGTCCGGCGTCACGGGACGGGTCGAGGTCGTGCCGAACAGCGTCGACACCCGCCCGTTTTGCGAAGCGGACCGCGCGGCGGCGCGAGCCGGGCTCGGCATCGGCGACGATGAGACGGTGGTGTGCTATCACGGCCGCCTCGGACCGGAGAAGGACATCACCACCCTCCTGGGCTGCTTCGGTGCCGCGTCGAAGCGAGTGGACGGCCTCACTCTCCTGCTCGTCGGAGACGGGCCGGAGCGGACGCGCCTGGAGGCGTACGCGCGCGGCACCGGGCTCGCAGGGAAGGTGCGCTTCACCGGAGCGATACCGTACCCGAAGATGCCGGGGGTGCTCGCCGCGGCCGACTTCGCCGCGACGGCATCGGTCACCGAGGTCCACCCGCTCACGGTCATCGAGGCGATGGCGACCGGCCTTCCAGTCGTAGGCGTCGTCTCGCCCGGCGTGAGCGACACCGTCGAGGACGGCACGACCGGCCTGCTCGTCGCGCCTGGAGACCCGGTCGCGCTCGCCGGGGCGATAGAGCGCCTCGCGAGCGACGCGGGGCTGCGGGCGGCGATGGGTGGGCGTGCGCGCGAGGCTGCGGCCGCGTACGACGTCGCCCGTACGAGCGCCGTCGTGCTCGAGCGCTACGCGGAACTCGTGCGTGCGAAGCGGCGGTAG
- a CDS encoding ATP-binding protein has translation MNAEQLERLVEGHETQTLELKENIVKPSELADYFMQFANAQGGFVVFGMTHDRPPRFSGKIKSVGQAELDSISRAARECMRPPLDLVRVEVVPDPESGAYAILMEVPDSPTLHQHINGSLARRRGGEREAIYLDQEPSHVAAKTEIEYELREVSGTALADVDEAAVGMYKESVLERNPDSLVSHASDEEVLRGLGAIVRGPGSDALTVLGAVFFARDPQALVPQSKVLFVQFPGKSIAQPGAGGVYIHSEEVEGTIPAIIDRTERLLTDRLSMAVLADGFRVKKLPAVPRFALREAIVNALCHRDYALAGGTVHVRLFADRIEIQSPGGLPYPITLENIVTESYARNPRTADVLRALGYVERHGIGIDNMIRAMDEAHLPRPEFKDAATSFTVTLRLHAFLDEEAHAWLEGLGAHGLPEDQQRILVTAARDGRVVNSDVQSLNFVDGPEATRQLQALVRRGLLTQHGTRGAACYTVAGQKAVADLRERYSEHVLDELASIQITVLEVVYQSGRAKASDVVDAVDMDRRHIQRALAALVEKGMLVRHGKSVSDPSAFYEINADYQPPDSSQRSLF, from the coding sequence ATGAATGCGGAGCAGCTGGAACGCCTCGTTGAGGGCCACGAGACCCAAACCCTTGAGCTCAAGGAGAACATCGTCAAGCCGAGCGAGCTGGCTGACTACTTCATGCAGTTCGCGAACGCTCAGGGTGGGTTTGTGGTCTTTGGCATGACTCACGACCGACCGCCGAGGTTCAGCGGCAAGATCAAGTCCGTCGGCCAAGCAGAACTGGACAGCATCAGCCGAGCTGCTCGGGAATGCATGCGACCTCCACTCGACTTGGTGCGAGTCGAGGTCGTGCCCGACCCAGAGTCCGGAGCATACGCGATTCTCATGGAGGTGCCGGATTCTCCGACGCTTCACCAGCACATCAACGGCTCACTTGCGCGAAGACGAGGTGGCGAGCGCGAGGCGATCTACCTCGACCAAGAGCCGTCGCATGTTGCCGCGAAGACCGAAATCGAGTACGAGCTTCGCGAAGTTTCGGGCACGGCGCTGGCGGATGTCGATGAAGCTGCCGTGGGGATGTACAAGGAATCCGTCTTGGAGCGCAACCCGGACTCGCTAGTGTCGCATGCCTCCGATGAGGAGGTGCTTCGCGGGCTTGGCGCAATCGTCCGTGGTCCTGGGTCTGACGCGCTGACGGTACTCGGCGCTGTCTTTTTCGCGCGAGACCCGCAGGCGTTGGTCCCTCAGAGCAAAGTGCTCTTCGTGCAGTTCCCGGGGAAGTCGATCGCCCAGCCGGGTGCCGGCGGTGTCTATATCCACTCGGAAGAGGTCGAAGGGACAATCCCGGCGATCATCGACAGAACTGAGCGGCTCTTGACGGACAGGCTCAGCATGGCAGTGCTCGCGGATGGCTTCAGGGTGAAAAAGCTGCCCGCGGTGCCCCGCTTCGCCCTCAGAGAAGCCATTGTCAACGCACTGTGCCACCGCGACTACGCGCTGGCAGGCGGCACCGTCCATGTCCGGCTATTCGCTGATCGCATCGAGATCCAAAGCCCAGGAGGGTTGCCCTATCCGATAACGCTCGAGAACATCGTCACGGAATCCTATGCACGCAATCCGAGAACTGCAGACGTGCTGAGGGCCTTGGGGTACGTTGAGCGTCACGGCATCGGTATCGACAACATGATACGTGCCATGGACGAGGCGCATCTTCCCCGTCCGGAGTTCAAGGACGCTGCCACATCGTTCACGGTGACGTTGAGGCTCCACGCGTTTCTGGATGAGGAGGCGCACGCCTGGTTAGAGGGCCTGGGGGCGCACGGCCTTCCCGAAGATCAGCAGCGCATTCTTGTCACGGCGGCTCGCGACGGACGTGTGGTCAACTCTGACGTTCAGTCACTCAACTTCGTTGATGGGCCTGAGGCGACACGCCAGTTGCAGGCATTGGTCCGGCGCGGCTTGCTCACGCAGCATGGAACCAGAGGCGCTGCTTGTTACACCGTAGCGGGCCAGAAAGCAGTTGCGGACTTGCGCGAGCGATACTCGGAGCACGTACTCGACGAGCTCGCGTCAATACAAATCACCGTGCTCGAAGTCGTCTATCAGAGCGGGCGTGCAAAGGCGAGTGATGTCGTGGATGCGGTCGACATGGATCGCCGACACATCCAGAGAGCGCTTGCAGCGCTCGTCGAGAAGGGCATGCTTGTAAGGCACGGGAAGTCGGTTAGCGATCCCAGTGCATTCTACGAAATCAATGCCGATTACCAGCCGCCCGACTCAAGTCAGCGGAGTCTGTTCTGA
- a CDS encoding nucleotidyltransferase domain-containing protein — MGPVAVEERRLGEATKRLVAEFHPEKVYLFGSRAWGRATEDSDYDFAVIVAESDDTPIRRAQRAHRALSGLEFPTDILVKTHAEFERYSKVHASIECQVLEEGLLLYG, encoded by the coding sequence ATGGGTCCGGTCGCGGTGGAAGAACGGCGGTTGGGTGAGGCCACGAAGCGGTTGGTGGCCGAGTTCCACCCCGAGAAGGTGTACCTCTTCGGCTCGCGCGCGTGGGGGCGGGCGACGGAGGACAGCGACTACGACTTCGCGGTGATCGTCGCCGAGAGCGATGACACGCCGATCCGTCGGGCGCAGCGCGCACACCGGGCCCTATCGGGGCTCGAGTTCCCGACCGACATCCTCGTGAAGACACACGCCGAGTTCGAGAGGTACTCGAAGGTGCACGCCTCGATTGAGTGCCAGGTGCTCGAGGAGGGGCTTTTGCTCTATGGATGA
- a CDS encoding DUF4238 domain-containing protein, which translates to MKPRSNQPKKHHYVPCVLLSRFGDGEGRNTLIWVWDKQTGKVRRTSVNDAAHEKHLYRVPREDCALIADLPGMRSLPEEYQGELGWEHMFADIEGIFGTLLDSMSENLRIPERGSDDWRFLLHTFFLLSARTPAKMEEARVVGELTLNMFAQLEVNRSDDPEREAPRYEMPFRENSHILLAHTLLSMEPVVALLAERNWSLRVVNDPANFILTDYPVSYSFARPSRNEFDSAAPATKNTLATLPLSRNMLLVGEFEVPSGMRMGDARWVGYQNNLAFTLAERFLFTREDRFDCLTDFERLPAYASIYGSEERLVTITPELFRSMHEKGALEKPVRMTVNGQLPQDYRLS; encoded by the coding sequence GTGAAGCCGAGGTCAAACCAACCGAAGAAGCATCACTACGTTCCCTGTGTCCTGCTGTCTCGCTTCGGTGACGGCGAGGGGCGCAACACCCTCATATGGGTTTGGGACAAGCAGACGGGCAAAGTCCGCCGCACGAGCGTCAACGACGCCGCACACGAGAAGCACCTCTACCGCGTCCCCAGGGAAGACTGTGCACTCATCGCCGATCTACCCGGCATGCGCTCGCTGCCAGAGGAGTACCAGGGCGAACTCGGCTGGGAGCACATGTTCGCGGACATCGAGGGGATTTTCGGCACCCTGCTCGATAGCATGTCCGAAAACCTTCGCATACCCGAGAGAGGCTCCGACGACTGGCGGTTCCTGCTGCACACCTTCTTTCTCTTGTCGGCGCGAACGCCCGCGAAGATGGAGGAAGCGCGAGTGGTGGGGGAACTCACGCTGAACATGTTCGCTCAACTTGAGGTCAACCGCTCTGACGACCCCGAGCGAGAGGCGCCCCGCTACGAAATGCCGTTCCGCGAGAACAGTCATATCCTGCTGGCGCACACCTTGCTGTCCATGGAGCCGGTGGTCGCCCTGCTTGCCGAACGCAACTGGTCGCTGCGTGTAGTGAACGACCCCGCCAACTTCATCCTCACCGACTATCCCGTGTCTTATTCGTTCGCACGACCATCCCGCAACGAGTTCGATAGTGCCGCCCCTGCGACGAAGAATACACTCGCCACTCTCCCTTTGAGCCGAAACATGTTGTTGGTCGGCGAGTTCGAGGTGCCAAGCGGGATGCGCATGGGCGATGCCAGATGGGTGGGATACCAGAACAACCTGGCATTCACCCTCGCCGAGCGGTTTTTGTTCACCCGCGAGGACAGGTTCGACTGCCTGACCGACTTCGAGCGTCTTCCCGCTTATGCCAGCATCTATGGCTCGGAAGAACGGCTGGTCACCATCACGCCCGAACTGTTTCGTTCGATGCACGAGAAAGGCGCACTCGAAAAGCCCGTGCGCATGACCGTCAACGGGCAACTGCCACAGGACTACCGCCTTTCGTAG
- the groL gene encoding chaperonin GroEL (60 kDa chaperone family; promotes refolding of misfolded polypeptides especially under stressful conditions; forms two stacked rings of heptamers to form a barrel-shaped 14mer; ends can be capped by GroES; misfolded proteins enter the barrel where they are refolded when GroES binds) codes for MAKDIRFDEEARRGLEAGVNKLADAVKVTLGPRGRYVVLEKKFGAPTITNDGVTIAKEIELDDPLENMGAMLIKEVATKTNDVAGDGTTTATLLAQVIVHEGLRNVAAGANPLAIKRGIEKAVEAVVAEIKGNAKDIEDKDEIAQVGSISAADETIGAKIAEAMEVVGKDGVITVEESQTFGIDIETVEGMQFDKGYISPYMITDPDRMEAVLSDPLILIANQKISNLQDLLPVLEKVMQAGKQLLIIAEDVEGEALPTLILNKLRGTFTCVAVKAPGFGDRRKRMLEDIAIVTGGQVVSEELGTKLESVTLEVLGRAKTVKITKENTTIIDGAGKEADIKGRINQIKVEIENSDSDFDKEKLQERLAKLSGGVAVIKVGAATEVELKEKKHRIEDALQATRAAVEEGIVPGGGVALTDAAKVLDALKVDEDEAIGVRIIRKALDEPLKMIASNAGFEGSVVAEKVKTLKKGHGLNAATGEYGDLVKMGVIDPVKVTRSALQNAASIAALILITETTVSDVKEKDSGAAAAAMGGGMGGGMY; via the coding sequence ATGGCCAAGGACATCAGGTTCGACGAGGAGGCTCGACGCGGCCTCGAAGCGGGCGTCAACAAGCTCGCCGACGCGGTGAAGGTCACCCTGGGCCCCCGCGGGCGCTACGTGGTCCTCGAGAAGAAGTTCGGCGCGCCGACGATCACCAACGACGGCGTGACCATCGCCAAGGAGATCGAGCTCGACGACCCGCTCGAGAACATGGGCGCCATGCTCATCAAGGAAGTCGCTACGAAGACGAACGACGTCGCCGGTGACGGCACCACCACCGCGACGCTGCTGGCCCAGGTCATCGTCCACGAGGGCTTGCGCAACGTCGCGGCGGGCGCGAACCCGCTCGCCATCAAGCGCGGCATCGAGAAGGCCGTCGAGGCCGTCGTCGCCGAGATCAAGGGCAACGCGAAGGACATCGAGGACAAGGACGAGATCGCGCAGGTCGGTTCGATCTCAGCCGCCGACGAGACGATCGGCGCCAAGATCGCCGAGGCGATGGAGGTCGTGGGCAAGGACGGTGTCATCACCGTCGAGGAGAGCCAGACCTTCGGCATCGACATCGAGACCGTCGAGGGCATGCAGTTCGACAAGGGCTACATCTCGCCTTACATGATCACGGACCCCGACCGCATGGAGGCCGTGCTCAGCGATCCGCTCATCCTCATCGCGAACCAGAAGATCTCCAACCTGCAGGACCTGCTCCCCGTGCTCGAGAAGGTCATGCAGGCCGGCAAGCAGCTTCTCATCATCGCCGAGGACGTCGAGGGCGAGGCCCTGCCGACGCTGATCCTCAACAAGCTGCGCGGCACGTTCACGTGCGTCGCCGTCAAGGCGCCGGGCTTCGGCGACCGCCGTAAGCGGATGCTCGAGGACATCGCCATCGTCACCGGCGGCCAGGTAGTGAGCGAGGAGCTCGGCACGAAGCTCGAGAGCGTGACGCTCGAGGTGCTCGGCCGCGCGAAGACCGTCAAGATCACCAAGGAGAACACGACGATCATCGACGGCGCCGGCAAGGAAGCGGACATCAAGGGCCGGATCAACCAGATCAAGGTCGAGATCGAGAACTCCGACAGCGACTTCGACAAGGAGAAGCTGCAGGAGAGGCTCGCGAAGCTCTCCGGCGGTGTCGCCGTCATCAAGGTCGGCGCGGCCACCGAGGTCGAGCTCAAGGAGAAGAAGCACCGCATCGAGGACGCCCTCCAGGCGACCCGCGCGGCGGTCGAGGAGGGCATCGTGCCCGGCGGCGGCGTGGCTCTGACCGACGCGGCGAAGGTGCTCGACGCCCTGAAGGTCGACGAGGACGAGGCCATCGGCGTGCGGATCATCCGCAAGGCGCTCGACGAGCCGCTGAAGATGATCGCGTCGAACGCAGGATTCGAGGGCTCCGTGGTGGCCGAGAAGGTAAAGACCCTCAAGAAGGGCCACGGTCTCAACGCCGCTACCGGCGAGTACGGCGACCTAGTGAAGATGGGCGTCATCGACCCGGTCAAGGTCACCCGCTCGGCGCTGCAGAACGCGGCTTCGATCGCCGCGCTCATCCTGATCACCGAGACCACGGTCTCGGACGTCAAGGAGAAGGACAGCGGCGCCGCCGCGGCCGCGATGGGCGGCGGCATGGGCGGCGGGATGTACTAG
- the groES gene encoding co-chaperone GroES, which yields MDLKPLGDRVVVKQLEAEEQTKSGLFIPDTAKEKPQKGKVVAVGEGKWDEDGKKRIAVDVKVGDVVIYSKYGGTEIKIDGEDYLILRADDVYAIVKG from the coding sequence ATGGATCTCAAGCCTTTGGGCGACCGCGTGGTCGTCAAGCAGCTGGAGGCGGAGGAGCAGACCAAGTCCGGACTGTTCATCCCCGACACGGCCAAGGAGAAGCCCCAGAAGGGCAAGGTCGTGGCCGTAGGAGAGGGCAAGTGGGACGAGGACGGCAAGAAGCGCATCGCCGTGGACGTCAAGGTCGGCGACGTGGTCATCTACAGCAAGTACGGCGGGACCGAGATCAAGATCGACGGCGAGGACTACCTGATCCTTCGCGCCGACGACGTGTACGCGATCGTCAAGGGCTAG
- the tsaD gene encoding tRNA (adenosine(37)-N6)-threonylcarbamoyltransferase complex transferase subunit TsaD — MSVLVREMTSADLDSVLRVEESSFTMPWSRASFREELALTDTRYWAVLEADGRLLGFGGIMVLDDEAHLLNLAVAPAFRREGLASALLAHLAVEARSRGASRLTLEVRPSNDAAVALYREAGFITEGIRTGYYPDTHEDALIMWTGDLAGQESSAALDAISARGDRALLSLAKDSADLPRGELLLAIETSCDETAAAVMRDGTDLLSSVVASQVDFHARFGGVVPEIASRKHTEAIVAVVDEALSRAGVRLGELDGLAVTHGPGLVGALVVGVAYAKGLAFATGLPLVGVNHLESHIFANLLADPTVAPPLVALLVSGGHTSLVHVPAWGEYRTLGSTLDDAAGEAFDKVAKALGLGYPGGPAISRLAQQGDSEAIPFPRAMLRSGDFDFSLSGLKTAVVTHIAKERAAGRDLAVADIAASFEAAVVDVQVAKAVRAAEELGVRTFCLAGGVAANARLRESLAAALGAKGVRLSVPPLDLCTDNAAMVAAAAHFRLARGDRLPLDAEAVPNLRLGQDMSGHVADV; from the coding sequence GTGAGCGTGCTGGTCAGGGAGATGACCTCGGCCGACCTCGACTCCGTGCTCAGGGTCGAGGAGTCGAGCTTCACGATGCCGTGGTCGCGGGCGTCGTTCCGCGAGGAACTCGCGCTGACCGACACGCGCTACTGGGCGGTTCTGGAGGCGGACGGACGCCTTCTCGGCTTCGGCGGGATCATGGTCCTTGATGACGAGGCTCACTTGCTGAATCTCGCCGTAGCGCCGGCGTTCCGTCGCGAGGGTCTGGCTTCGGCGCTGCTCGCGCACCTCGCCGTCGAGGCGCGCTCGCGCGGTGCGAGCAGGCTCACCCTCGAGGTGCGTCCGAGCAACGACGCCGCGGTCGCGCTCTACCGCGAGGCGGGCTTCATCACAGAGGGGATCCGCACGGGGTACTACCCCGACACGCACGAGGACGCGCTCATAATGTGGACCGGCGACCTTGCGGGACAGGAGTCGAGTGCGGCGCTCGATGCGATCTCCGCGCGGGGGGACCGCGCGCTCCTGTCTCTTGCGAAGGATTCGGCGGACCTGCCGAGAGGTGAGCTGTTGCTGGCCATCGAGACGTCGTGCGACGAGACCGCCGCGGCGGTCATGCGCGACGGCACCGACTTGCTGTCGAGCGTGGTCGCGAGCCAGGTCGACTTCCACGCACGCTTCGGCGGGGTCGTCCCGGAGATCGCGTCCCGCAAGCATACAGAGGCGATCGTCGCCGTCGTCGACGAGGCGCTCTCCCGCGCCGGGGTGCGCCTGGGCGAACTCGACGGGTTGGCCGTGACACACGGTCCAGGGCTCGTGGGCGCGCTCGTGGTCGGGGTGGCATACGCGAAGGGGCTCGCGTTCGCGACCGGGCTTCCGCTCGTGGGGGTGAACCACCTCGAGTCGCACATCTTCGCGAACCTGCTCGCCGATCCGACGGTGGCGCCGCCGCTCGTGGCGCTCCTTGTGAGCGGCGGCCACACGTCGCTCGTCCACGTGCCGGCCTGGGGCGAGTATCGCACCCTCGGCAGCACGCTCGACGATGCGGCGGGGGAGGCGTTCGACAAGGTCGCGAAGGCGCTCGGACTAGGTTATCCGGGCGGTCCGGCGATCTCGCGGCTGGCGCAGCAAGGCGACTCCGAGGCGATCCCGTTCCCGCGCGCGATGCTGCGCTCGGGTGACTTCGATTTCTCACTCTCCGGTCTCAAGACGGCCGTCGTCACGCACATCGCGAAGGAGCGTGCCGCCGGCCGTGATCTCGCCGTGGCGGACATCGCCGCCTCGTTCGAGGCGGCTGTCGTGGACGTGCAGGTGGCGAAAGCGGTGCGGGCGGCCGAGGAACTCGGCGTGCGGACGTTCTGCCTCGCCGGCGGTGTGGCCGCCAACGCTCGCTTGCGCGAGTCGCTCGCCGCCGCGCTCGGGGCCAAGGGGGTGCGCCTGAGCGTGCCGCCGCTGGATCTGTGCACCGACAACGCGGCGATGGTCGCCGCTGCCGCGCACTTCCGCCTCGCGCGCGGGGACAGGCTCCCACTCGACGCGGAGGCCGTTCCTAACCTGCGGCTTGGCCAGGATATGAGCGGCCACGTAGCAGATGTGTGA
- the tsaB gene encoding tRNA (adenosine(37)-N6)-threonylcarbamoyltransferase complex dimerization subunit type 1 TsaB, whose translation MKLTAVFDTATEQLAIAVGRLPEPGEPGDVEILAESDRMAPRAALSNLLPGLRDLLAEAGLTPADLECVVVGRGPGSFTGVRIGVATAKGLAHGLGVPLYGVGTLDAVARGLAGNGGMLGIVGDAMRGEVYPALFRLEGGDVRRIGVDLVERPLETASRWAAETDGAMLLAGDGLAKHEAVFREALAGRVEVVDRERWYPTGRALLAEAHARGVVAGEGEPGALLPIYTRLADAEEREPSRQASRERPPQSGVAGPGAVGP comes from the coding sequence GTGAAGCTGACCGCGGTCTTCGACACCGCGACCGAGCAGCTCGCCATCGCCGTCGGCCGGCTTCCGGAGCCTGGTGAACCTGGGGACGTCGAGATCCTCGCGGAGAGCGACCGAATGGCTCCGCGGGCGGCACTGTCGAACCTACTGCCCGGTCTGCGCGATCTCCTCGCGGAAGCGGGCCTCACGCCGGCCGACCTCGAGTGCGTCGTCGTCGGGCGGGGCCCCGGCTCGTTCACCGGCGTACGCATCGGCGTGGCGACCGCGAAGGGCCTCGCTCACGGTCTCGGGGTCCCGCTCTACGGCGTCGGCACCCTCGATGCCGTCGCGCGGGGGCTCGCCGGGAATGGCGGCATGCTCGGCATCGTCGGCGACGCCATGCGGGGAGAAGTCTATCCGGCGCTGTTCCGGCTCGAAGGCGGAGACGTCCGGCGGATCGGCGTCGATCTCGTCGAGCGGCCGCTGGAGACGGCTTCGCGTTGGGCGGCGGAGACGGACGGCGCGATGTTGCTCGCGGGGGACGGCCTCGCCAAGCACGAGGCGGTCTTTCGCGAGGCTCTGGCTGGGCGCGTCGAAGTCGTCGACCGCGAGCGGTGGTATCCGACGGGACGCGCGCTTCTCGCCGAGGCGCATGCTCGCGGCGTGGTGGCCGGGGAGGGCGAGCCCGGCGCGCTGCTCCCCATCTACACGAGACTCGCCGACGCCGAGGAGCGCGAGCCCTCCAGGCAGGCTTCCCGGGAACGTCCTCCCCAGAGCGGGGTCGCCGGTCCAGGGGCGGTGGGACCGTGA
- the tsaE gene encoding tRNA (adenosine(37)-N6)-threonylcarbamoyltransferase complex ATPase subunit type 1 TsaE: protein MSGEPLVIGSRSAEATERAGEALARLVEPGDVVSLCGDLGAGKTCLAKGVARGMGVEEPVTSPTFNILLVHPGRALTLFHLDLYRLEDADELEDIDFRGTLESGGVSLIEWGDRFPEALPDDHLSVEISFAGETSRRLCLRPTGPRAMALARAWVAAAGDAAGGAA from the coding sequence GTGAGCGGCGAGCCGCTCGTCATCGGCAGTCGCAGCGCCGAGGCGACCGAGCGTGCCGGTGAAGCGCTCGCTCGCCTGGTGGAGCCCGGCGACGTCGTCTCGCTGTGCGGGGATCTGGGCGCAGGGAAGACATGTCTGGCGAAGGGGGTCGCGCGCGGGATGGGAGTCGAGGAGCCCGTGACCAGCCCGACGTTCAACATCCTCCTGGTGCACCCCGGCCGAGCACTCACACTCTTCCACCTCGACCTGTATCGGCTCGAGGACGCGGACGAGCTCGAGGACATCGACTTCCGCGGGACGCTCGAGTCCGGCGGCGTGAGTCTGATCGAATGGGGAGATCGCTTCCCCGAGGCGCTGCCCGACGATCACCTTTCGGTCGAGATAAGCTTTGCGGGCGAGACCTCCCGCCGACTCTGCTTGCGGCCGACCGGTCCGCGGGCGATGGCGTTGGCGAGGGCGTGGGTCGCCGCCGCCGGGGACGCTGCGGGCGGTGCCGCGTGA
- a CDS encoding uracil-DNA glycosylase: MTDLSHPDLEALGGYIGDCHRCPLGSTRTRLVFGVGDPGARLVFVGEAPGRNEDLKGEPFVGAAGKLLDELLGSIGLRRTEVYIANVLKCRPPNNRDPLPEEIATCTPFLAEQLRLIDPVVVATLGNFATRYMLHTDAPISSLRGRLYQVDGRQVVPIFHPAAALYSPDKRDVLFDDFKRLRVVLDRALG; this comes from the coding sequence GTGACCGATCTCTCTCATCCCGATCTCGAGGCCCTTGGCGGCTACATCGGCGATTGCCACCGCTGTCCCCTCGGATCCACTCGCACCCGGCTCGTCTTCGGCGTGGGAGACCCGGGCGCGCGTCTCGTCTTCGTGGGAGAGGCGCCGGGCCGCAACGAGGACCTGAAGGGTGAGCCGTTCGTGGGCGCAGCGGGGAAGCTCCTCGACGAGCTGCTCGGCAGCATCGGTCTGCGGCGGACGGAGGTCTACATCGCGAACGTGCTCAAGTGCCGTCCGCCGAACAACAGGGACCCGCTCCCGGAGGAGATCGCCACGTGCACCCCGTTCCTCGCCGAGCAGCTGCGCCTGATAGACCCCGTGGTCGTAGCGACGCTCGGTAACTTCGCGACGCGCTACATGCTCCACACGGACGCGCCGATCTCGTCGCTCAGGGGGCGGCTCTACCAGGTGGACGGGCGTCAGGTCGTGCCGATCTTCCATCCTGCGGCCGCGCTCTACTCGCCCGACAAGCGGGACGTGCTCTTCGACGACTTCAAGCGTCTACGGGTCGTGCTGGACAGGGCGCTGGGGTGA
- a CDS encoding nitroreductase family protein — protein MEFAEVIAKRRSVRHFNPKLAVSEEDVAELLAAAVSAPTAGNIQPWRFYVVRSLDTRERLAGALTQRWATAAPVVIVVCVDPRPCAARYGDRGEMLYAIQDSAAAVENILLAAVDRGLASCWIGAFDEGAVREALEIPHPIAPVAILPVGYSAESAGKPSRRPLQDVTTWL, from the coding sequence GTGGAGTTCGCCGAGGTTATCGCGAAGCGGCGCAGCGTGCGCCATTTCAACCCCAAGCTCGCAGTGAGCGAGGAGGACGTCGCGGAGTTGCTGGCCGCCGCCGTCAGCGCTCCGACGGCCGGGAACATCCAGCCGTGGCGGTTCTACGTGGTCCGCTCGCTCGACACTCGCGAGCGGCTTGCCGGCGCGCTGACGCAGCGCTGGGCGACCGCGGCCCCGGTCGTGATCGTCGTGTGCGTCGACCCGCGTCCCTGCGCGGCGCGATACGGTGACCGCGGCGAGATGCTCTATGCGATACAGGACAGTGCGGCCGCCGTCGAGAACATCCTGCTCGCGGCCGTGGATCGCGGTCTCGCCTCCTGTTGGATCGGAGCGTTCGACGAGGGTGCGGTGCGCGAGGCGCTGGAGATACCCCACCCGATCGCGCCCGTGGCGATCCTGCCCGTCGGTTACTCGGCGGAGTCGGCGGGCAAGCCGTCGCGGCGGCCGCTCCAGGACGTCACGACTTGGCTGTGA